Proteins encoded by one window of Kribbella italica:
- the rpoB gene encoding DNA-directed RNA polymerase subunit beta, translated as MVASRNPQSDSITDVSGSPRRISFAKISEPLEVPDLLALQVDSFDWLVGNETWQGRVAAAEAEGRTELSGPSGLEEIFEEISPIEDFSGTMSLSFRDHRFEPPKNTVDECKERDVTYSAPLFVTAEFMNNETGEIKSQTVFMGDFPLMTRKGTFVINGTERVVVSQLVRSPGVYFERTPDKTSDKDIFTAKIIPSRGAWLEFEVDKRDLVGVRLDRKRKQNVTVLLKALGWTDAQILEEFGEYESIRLTLEKDHTSGQDDALLDIYRKLRPGEPPTREAAQALLDNYYFNGKRYDLAKVGRYKINKKLGRDEQHDTAVLTINDIVATIKYLVALHEGKTELDAPQGEIVVEEDDIDHFGNRRLRTVGELIQNQLRTGLARMERVVRERMTTQDVEAITPQTLINIRPVVAALKEFFGTSQLSQFMDQTNPIAGLTHKRRLSALGPGGLSRERAGFEVRDVHPSHYGRMCPIETPEGPNIGLIGSLATYGRVNPFGFVETPYRKVVDGRVTDQVDYLTADEEDRFVIAQANAALTDDDVFAEDRVLVRRRHGEVELVLVEDVDYMDVSPRQMVSVATAMIPFLEHDDANRALMGSNMQRQAVPLITADAPLVGTGMEFRGAVDAGDVLVSDKAGVVKEVSADLIEIAADDGTYQTYRLAKFRRSNQGTCINQRPLVDAGQRVEIGSPLADGPCTDEGEMALGRNLLVAFMPWEGHNYEDAIILSQRVVQQDLLTSIHIEEHEVDARDTKLGPEEITRDIPNVSDEMLADLDERGIIRIGAEVTTGDILVGKVTPKGETELTPEERLLRAIFGEKAREVRDTSLKVPHGENGTVIGVRVFDRDNGDELPPGVNQLVRVYVAQKRKISVGDKLAGRHGNKGVISKILPVEDMPFMADGTQVDIILNPLGVPGRMNVGQVLETHLGWVASRGWKVDPDSSEEWAQRLIKIGAGEAEPMTNVATPVFDGAREEEVTGLLGSTLPNRDGDRMVDSTGKTRLFDGRSGEPFPAPVGVGYMYMLKLHHLVDDKIHARSTGPYSMITQQPLGGKAQFGGQRFGEMEVWALEAYGAAFALQELLTIKSDDVVGRVKVYEAIVKGENIPEPGIPESFKVLVKEMQSLCLNVEVLSSDGSRVEMRDSEEDVFRAAEELGIDLSRREPNSVEEV; from the coding sequence TTGGTCGCCTCGCGCAACCCCCAGTCCGACAGCATCACCGACGTTTCCGGCTCACCACGCCGCATCTCCTTCGCCAAGATCTCCGAGCCTCTCGAGGTGCCGGACCTTTTGGCGTTGCAGGTGGACAGTTTCGACTGGCTGGTCGGCAACGAAACCTGGCAAGGCCGAGTGGCCGCCGCCGAGGCCGAGGGACGGACCGAGCTGTCCGGCCCGTCCGGCCTGGAAGAGATCTTCGAGGAGATCTCCCCGATCGAGGACTTCAGCGGCACCATGTCGCTGTCGTTCCGCGACCACCGTTTCGAGCCGCCGAAGAACACGGTCGACGAGTGCAAGGAGCGCGACGTCACCTACTCGGCGCCGCTGTTCGTCACCGCCGAGTTCATGAACAACGAGACCGGCGAGATCAAGAGCCAGACCGTCTTCATGGGCGACTTCCCGCTGATGACGCGCAAGGGCACCTTCGTGATCAACGGCACCGAGCGTGTCGTGGTGTCCCAGCTGGTCCGCTCGCCCGGTGTGTACTTCGAGCGCACGCCGGACAAGACGTCCGACAAGGACATCTTCACCGCCAAGATCATCCCGTCGCGCGGCGCGTGGCTGGAGTTCGAGGTCGACAAGCGTGACCTGGTCGGCGTACGGCTGGACCGCAAGCGCAAGCAGAACGTCACCGTGCTGCTCAAGGCGCTCGGCTGGACCGACGCGCAGATCCTCGAGGAGTTCGGCGAGTACGAGTCGATCCGCCTCACCCTGGAGAAGGACCACACCTCCGGGCAGGACGACGCGCTGCTGGACATCTACCGCAAGCTGCGCCCCGGCGAACCGCCGACGCGCGAGGCCGCGCAGGCGCTGCTGGACAACTACTACTTCAACGGCAAGCGCTACGACCTGGCCAAGGTCGGCCGGTACAAGATCAACAAGAAGCTCGGCCGTGACGAGCAGCACGACACCGCGGTGCTGACGATCAACGACATCGTCGCCACGATCAAGTACCTGGTCGCGCTGCACGAGGGCAAGACCGAGCTGGACGCGCCGCAGGGCGAGATCGTCGTCGAAGAGGACGACATCGACCACTTCGGCAACCGCCGGCTGCGCACCGTCGGCGAGCTGATCCAGAACCAGCTCCGGACCGGCCTGGCCCGGATGGAGCGCGTGGTCCGCGAGCGGATGACGACCCAGGACGTCGAGGCGATCACGCCGCAGACCCTGATCAACATCCGTCCCGTGGTGGCGGCGCTGAAGGAGTTCTTCGGAACCTCCCAGCTGTCGCAGTTCATGGACCAGACGAACCCGATCGCGGGTCTGACCCACAAGCGCCGCCTGTCGGCGCTGGGCCCGGGTGGTCTGTCGCGTGAGCGGGCCGGCTTCGAGGTCCGTGACGTGCACCCGTCCCACTACGGCCGGATGTGCCCGATCGAGACCCCGGAAGGCCCGAACATCGGCCTGATCGGCTCGCTCGCGACGTACGGCCGGGTGAACCCGTTCGGCTTCGTCGAGACGCCGTACCGCAAGGTCGTCGACGGCCGGGTCACCGACCAGGTCGACTACCTGACCGCGGACGAGGAGGACCGGTTCGTCATCGCTCAGGCCAACGCGGCCCTGACCGACGACGACGTGTTCGCCGAGGACCGGGTGCTGGTCCGCCGGCGCCACGGTGAGGTCGAGCTCGTGCTGGTCGAGGACGTCGACTACATGGACGTCAGCCCGCGCCAGATGGTGTCGGTCGCGACCGCGATGATCCCGTTCCTCGAGCACGACGACGCCAACCGCGCCCTGATGGGCTCCAACATGCAGCGCCAGGCCGTTCCGCTGATCACCGCGGACGCTCCCCTGGTCGGGACCGGCATGGAGTTCCGCGGAGCGGTCGACGCCGGTGACGTGCTGGTGTCGGACAAGGCGGGTGTGGTCAAGGAGGTCTCGGCCGACCTGATCGAGATCGCCGCCGACGACGGCACGTACCAGACCTACCGGCTGGCCAAGTTCCGTCGCTCGAACCAGGGCACCTGCATCAACCAGCGTCCGCTGGTCGACGCCGGGCAGCGGGTCGAGATCGGTTCGCCGCTGGCCGACGGTCCGTGCACCGACGAGGGCGAGATGGCCCTCGGCCGGAACCTGCTCGTGGCGTTCATGCCGTGGGAGGGTCACAACTACGAGGACGCGATCATCCTCAGCCAGCGCGTCGTGCAGCAGGACCTGCTGACCTCGATCCACATCGAGGAGCACGAGGTCGACGCCCGCGACACCAAGCTGGGCCCGGAGGAGATCACCCGCGACATCCCCAACGTCTCCGACGAGATGCTGGCGGACCTGGACGAGCGCGGCATCATCCGGATCGGCGCCGAGGTCACCACCGGTGACATCCTGGTCGGGAAGGTCACGCCCAAGGGCGAGACCGAGCTGACCCCGGAGGAGCGGCTGCTGCGCGCGATCTTCGGTGAGAAGGCCCGCGAGGTGCGCGACACCTCGCTGAAGGTCCCGCACGGCGAGAACGGCACCGTCATCGGCGTCCGCGTCTTCGACCGCGACAACGGCGACGAGCTGCCGCCGGGCGTGAACCAGCTGGTCCGCGTGTACGTCGCGCAGAAGCGCAAGATCTCGGTCGGCGACAAGCTCGCCGGACGCCACGGCAACAAGGGCGTCATCTCCAAGATCCTGCCGGTCGAGGACATGCCGTTCATGGCGGACGGCACCCAGGTCGACATCATCCTGAACCCGCTGGGCGTGCCCGGCCGGATGAACGTCGGTCAGGTCCTCGAGACGCACCTGGGCTGGGTCGCCAGCCGCGGCTGGAAGGTCGACCCGGACAGCTCGGAGGAGTGGGCGCAGCGACTGATCAAGATCGGCGCCGGCGAGGCCGAGCCGATGACGAACGTCGCCACCCCGGTCTTCGACGGCGCGCGCGAGGAAGAGGTCACCGGCCTGCTCGGCTCGACCCTGCCGAACCGTGACGGCGACCGGATGGTCGACAGCACCGGCAAGACGCGGCTGTTCGACGGCCGTTCGGGTGAGCCTTTCCCGGCACCGGTCGGGGTCGGCTACATGTACATGCTGAAGCTGCACCACCTGGTGGACGACAAGATCCACGCCCGCTCGACCGGCCCGTACTCGATGATCACGCAGCAGCCGCTGGGTGGTAAGGCGCAGTTCGGTGGTCAGCGGTTCGGCGAGATGGAGGTGTGGGCCCTCGAGGCCTACGGTGCCGCCTTCGCGCTGCAGGAGTTGCTGACGATCAAGTCGGACGACGTGGTCGGCCGGGTCAAGGTGTACGAAGCGATCGTCAAGGGCGAGAACATCCCGGAGCCGGGTATCCCGGAGTCCTTCAAGGTTCTGGTCAAGGAAATGCAGTCCCTGTGTCTGAACGTTGAGGTGCTCTCGTCCGACGGAAGCCGGGTCGAGATGCGCGACAGCGAAGAGGATGTCTTCCGCGCTGCGGAGGAACTGGGAATCGACCTGTCCCGGCGTGAGCCGAACAGCGTCGAGGAGGTCTGA
- a CDS encoding DNA-directed RNA polymerase subunit beta' yields the protein MLDVNFFDELRIGLATADEIRQWSHGEVKKPETINYRTLKPERDGLFCEKIFGPTRDWECYCGKYKRVRFKGIICERCGVEVTRQKVRRERMGHIELAAPVTHIWYFKGVPSRLGYLLDLAPKDLEKVIYFAAYMITDVDDEARHRDLASLEGRTDVERKQLENRRDNDIETRMKKLEEDLAQLEAEGAKADVRRKVKEGAEREVKQLRDRAQREIDRLDEVWTRFKNLKVQDLEGDEILYRAMKERFGKYFEGAMGAAAIQRRLQTFDLKAEADNLRETIKTGKGQRKTRALKRLKVVTAFLATNNSPMGMVLDCVPVIPPDLRPMVQLDGGRFATSDLNDLYRRVINRNNRLKRLLDLGAPEIIVNNEKRMLQEAVDALFDNGRRGRPVTGPGNRPLKSLSDMLKGKQGRFRQNLLGKRVDYSGRSVIVVGPQLKLHQCGLPKAMALELFKPFVMKRLVDLNHAQNIKSAKRMVERQRAQVWDVLEEVITEHPVLLNRAPTLHRLGIQAFEPQLIEGKAIQIHPLVCSAFNADFDGDQMAVHLPLSAEAQAEARILMLSTNNILKPADGRPVTMPTQDMIIGIYFLTMLKDGVTGEGRAFGSVAEALMAFDRNELSLQAKITLRLDEAAAPDGALALPNGGFSLETTLGRALFNEALPADYTFVDAEVGKKQLGSIVNDLAERYSKVQVANCLDALKDLGFRWATRSGVTVSIDDFSTPPSKPEIMARYESQAEKVQKQFERGLITSSERRQELIEIWTGANAEVGKAMEENFEKANPIWMMVHSGARGNMMQIRQIAGMRGLVANPKGEIIARPIKSNFREGLSVVEYFIATHGARKGLADTALRTADSGYLTRRLVDVSQDVIIREEDCGTERGLPKQIGEKGPDGKVVHAENVETSAYARTLATDVEGANGKVVLTAGSDLGDVSIAALVEAGVEVVKVRSVLTCDAKTGTCAKCYGRSLATGKTVDIGEAVGIIAAQSIGEPGTQLTMRTFHTGGVAGDDITHGLPRVVELFEARQPKGKAPIGEAAGRIAIEDTDKTRKLVLTPDDGSEEVAYPVSKRARLLIEDGQHVEVGQQLTQGTPDPQEVLRILGVRKAQEHLVDEVQAVYRSQGVAIHDKHIEIIVRQMLRRVTVIESGEANLLPGELADRIMFEAENRRVVAEGGTPASGRPVLMGITKASLATESWLSAASFQETTRVLTEAAIHGKSDSLVGLKENVIIGKLIPAGTGMDRYRNIRVEPTEEAKAAMYSMVGYESYDYDFGPSAGQSVPLDDFDLGSYQN from the coding sequence GTGCTCGACGTGAACTTCTTCGACGAGCTTCGGATCGGCCTGGCGACTGCGGATGAGATCCGCCAGTGGTCGCACGGCGAGGTCAAGAAGCCCGAGACGATCAACTACCGGACGCTCAAGCCGGAGCGTGACGGTCTGTTCTGCGAGAAGATCTTCGGTCCCACCCGGGACTGGGAGTGCTACTGCGGTAAGTACAAGCGCGTTCGGTTCAAGGGCATCATCTGTGAGCGGTGTGGCGTAGAGGTCACCCGCCAGAAGGTGCGCCGCGAGCGGATGGGCCACATCGAGCTGGCCGCGCCGGTCACCCACATCTGGTACTTCAAGGGTGTCCCGTCGCGACTGGGCTACCTGCTCGACCTCGCCCCGAAGGACCTGGAGAAGGTCATCTACTTCGCGGCGTACATGATCACCGACGTCGACGACGAGGCGCGGCACCGCGACCTCGCGTCGTTGGAGGGCCGGACCGACGTCGAGCGCAAGCAGCTCGAGAACCGGCGCGACAACGACATCGAGACCCGGATGAAGAAGCTGGAGGAGGACCTGGCGCAGCTCGAGGCCGAGGGCGCCAAGGCCGACGTCCGGCGCAAGGTCAAGGAAGGCGCCGAGCGTGAGGTCAAGCAGCTGCGCGACCGCGCGCAGCGCGAGATCGACCGCCTCGACGAGGTCTGGACCCGGTTCAAGAACCTGAAGGTCCAGGACCTCGAGGGCGACGAGATCCTCTACCGCGCCATGAAGGAGCGGTTCGGCAAGTACTTCGAGGGCGCGATGGGTGCGGCCGCGATCCAGCGCCGGCTGCAGACCTTCGACCTGAAGGCCGAGGCCGACAACCTGCGCGAGACGATCAAGACCGGCAAGGGCCAGCGCAAGACCCGCGCCCTGAAGCGGCTCAAGGTCGTCACCGCGTTCCTGGCCACCAACAACAGCCCGATGGGCATGGTCCTGGACTGCGTCCCGGTCATCCCGCCGGACCTGCGGCCGATGGTCCAGCTCGACGGTGGCCGGTTCGCCACCTCGGACCTGAACGACCTGTACCGCCGGGTGATCAACCGGAACAACCGGCTCAAGCGGCTGCTCGACCTGGGCGCTCCGGAGATCATCGTCAACAACGAGAAGCGGATGCTGCAGGAGGCCGTCGACGCGCTGTTCGACAACGGCCGTCGTGGCCGTCCGGTCACCGGCCCGGGCAACCGGCCGCTGAAGTCGCTGTCCGACATGCTCAAGGGCAAGCAGGGTCGTTTCCGTCAGAACCTGCTCGGCAAGCGCGTCGACTACTCCGGCCGTTCGGTCATCGTGGTCGGCCCGCAGCTGAAGCTGCACCAGTGCGGTCTGCCGAAGGCGATGGCGCTGGAGCTGTTCAAGCCGTTCGTGATGAAGCGGCTGGTCGACCTCAACCACGCGCAGAACATCAAGTCCGCCAAGCGGATGGTCGAGCGTCAGCGCGCCCAGGTCTGGGACGTGCTGGAAGAGGTCATCACCGAGCACCCGGTCCTGCTGAACCGTGCACCTACGCTGCACCGGCTCGGCATCCAGGCGTTCGAGCCCCAGCTGATCGAGGGCAAGGCGATCCAGATCCACCCGCTCGTCTGCTCCGCGTTCAACGCGGACTTCGACGGTGACCAGATGGCGGTGCACCTGCCGCTGTCGGCCGAGGCCCAGGCCGAGGCGCGGATCCTGATGCTGTCGACCAACAACATCCTGAAGCCGGCCGACGGCCGTCCGGTCACGATGCCGACGCAGGACATGATCATCGGCATCTACTTCCTGACGATGCTGAAGGACGGCGTCACGGGTGAGGGCCGGGCGTTCGGCTCCGTGGCCGAGGCGCTGATGGCCTTCGACCGCAACGAGCTGTCGCTGCAGGCGAAGATCACGCTGCGCCTCGACGAGGCCGCCGCACCCGACGGCGCGCTCGCGCTGCCGAACGGTGGGTTCTCGCTGGAGACGACGCTGGGTCGCGCCCTGTTCAACGAGGCGCTGCCGGCCGACTACACCTTCGTGGACGCCGAGGTCGGCAAGAAGCAGCTGGGCTCGATCGTCAACGACCTGGCCGAGCGCTACTCCAAGGTCCAGGTCGCCAACTGCCTGGACGCGCTGAAGGACCTCGGTTTCCGCTGGGCCACCCGCTCGGGTGTCACGGTGTCGATCGACGACTTCAGCACGCCGCCGTCGAAGCCCGAGATCATGGCGCGCTACGAGTCGCAGGCCGAGAAGGTCCAGAAGCAGTTCGAGCGGGGTCTGATCACCTCGTCCGAGCGGCGTCAGGAACTGATCGAGATCTGGACCGGAGCCAACGCCGAGGTCGGCAAGGCGATGGAGGAGAACTTCGAGAAGGCCAACCCGATCTGGATGATGGTCCACTCGGGTGCCCGAGGCAACATGATGCAGATCCGGCAGATCGCCGGTATGCGTGGCCTGGTGGCCAACCCGAAGGGCGAGATCATCGCCCGGCCGATCAAGTCCAACTTCCGCGAGGGCCTGTCGGTGGTCGAGTACTTCATCGCCACCCACGGTGCGCGGAAGGGCCTGGCCGACACCGCGCTGCGGACCGCCGACTCCGGGTACCTGACCCGTCGTCTGGTGGACGTCTCGCAGGACGTCATCATCCGCGAGGAGGACTGCGGCACCGAGCGCGGTCTGCCCAAGCAGATCGGTGAGAAGGGCCCGGACGGCAAGGTCGTGCACGCCGAGAACGTCGAGACCAGCGCCTACGCACGGACGCTGGCCACCGATGTCGAGGGTGCCAACGGCAAGGTCGTCCTGACCGCGGGCAGCGACCTGGGCGACGTGTCCATCGCCGCTCTGGTCGAGGCCGGTGTCGAGGTCGTCAAGGTCCGCTCCGTGCTGACCTGTGACGCCAAGACGGGGACCTGCGCGAAGTGCTACGGCCGTTCGCTGGCGACCGGTAAGACGGTCGACATCGGTGAGGCCGTCGGCATCATCGCGGCGCAGTCCATCGGTGAGCCGGGGACGCAGCTGACGATGCGGACCTTCCACACCGGTGGTGTCGCGGGTGATGACATCACCCACGGTCTGCCGCGAGTGGTCGAGCTCTTCGAGGCCCGCCAGCCCAAGGGCAAGGCGCCGATCGGCGAAGCGGCCGGCCGGATCGCGATCGAGGACACCGACAAGACCCGGAAGCTGGTGCTCACCCCGGACGACGGTTCCGAGGAGGTCGCCTACCCGGTGTCGAAGCGGGCCCGGCTGCTGATCGAGGACGGTCAGCACGTCGAGGTCGGTCAGCAGCTGACGCAGGGTACGCCCGACCCGCAGGAGGTTCTGCGGATCCTGGGTGTGCGCAAGGCGCAGGAGCACCTGGTCGACGAGGTCCAGGCCGTGTACCGGTCGCAGGGTGTGGCCATCCACGACAAGCACATCGAGATCATCGTCCGGCAGATGCTGCGCCGGGTCACGGTGATCGAGTCCGGCGAGGCGAACCTGCTGCCGGGTGAGCTGGCCGACCGGATCATGTTCGAGGCGGAGAACCGCCGCGTCGTGGCCGAGGGCGGTACGCCGGCCTCGGGTCGTCCGGTGCTGATGGGTATCACCAAGGCGTCGCTCGCGACCGAGTCGTGGCTGTCGGCCGCCTCCTTCCAGGAGACGACCCGGGTCCTGACCGAGGCCGCGATCCACGGCAAGTCCGACTCGCTGGTCGGTCTGAAGGAGAACGTCATCATCGGAAAGCTGATCCCGGCGGGTACCGGTATGGACCGTTACCGCAACATCCGGGTGGAGCCCACCGAGGAGGCGAAGGCCGCGATGTACTCGATGGTCGGCTACGAGTCGTACGACTACGACTTCGGCCCGTCCGCCGGGCAGTCGGTCCCGCTGGACGACTTCGACCTCGGTTCGTACCAGAACTGA
- a CDS encoding MCE family protein has product MKLASFSRLIAIGVVLVVLAVSVVSLWPNPERVSATAYFPRAVSVYPGSDVRILGIKVGEIESVTPAGRTVRVKFWWEAEHKVPAGAKAVIASPSIVADRYIQLTPAYSKGDVMADGAQIPLERTAVPLELDQIYQSLNDLSVALGPKGANDQGALSRLLDVSAANLNGQGAKLNQTITDVSKLSQTLAGNSKSLFATVRQLQTFVSSLAANDALVKQFNTNFAATSTTLAGERKDLAAALNLLATALGEVASFVKDNRALLKTTISGATDISQILVKEKAALAEIIDTAPLGLGNLARVYNPQFGTLDQRINLAQLDDPATFICSLLIQANQPLSACSALKPIFDALPKLPLLSQLTGGAPASGGPAGTPWAPAPAPKLPTPDPVDPSLGGLFPGGTR; this is encoded by the coding sequence GTGAAGCTGGCGTCGTTCTCGCGGCTGATCGCGATCGGTGTGGTCCTGGTGGTCCTCGCCGTCAGCGTCGTGTCCTTGTGGCCGAACCCGGAGCGCGTCAGCGCCACGGCGTACTTCCCGCGCGCGGTCAGCGTCTACCCGGGCTCCGACGTCCGGATCCTCGGCATCAAGGTCGGCGAGATCGAGAGCGTCACACCGGCCGGGCGGACCGTCCGGGTGAAGTTCTGGTGGGAGGCCGAGCACAAGGTGCCGGCCGGGGCCAAGGCGGTCATCGCGTCGCCGTCGATCGTTGCCGACCGCTACATCCAGCTGACCCCGGCGTACTCCAAGGGCGACGTGATGGCCGACGGGGCGCAGATCCCGCTCGAGCGCACCGCCGTACCGCTGGAGCTGGACCAGATCTACCAGAGCCTGAACGACCTGTCGGTCGCGCTCGGTCCGAAGGGCGCCAACGACCAGGGCGCGCTGTCGCGGCTGCTGGACGTCTCGGCCGCGAACCTGAACGGCCAGGGTGCCAAGCTCAACCAGACCATCACCGACGTGTCGAAGCTGTCCCAGACGCTGGCGGGCAACTCCAAGAGCCTGTTCGCGACCGTCCGGCAGTTGCAGACGTTCGTGTCCTCGCTGGCCGCGAACGACGCGCTGGTGAAGCAGTTCAACACCAACTTCGCCGCGACCTCGACGACGCTGGCCGGTGAGCGCAAGGACCTGGCCGCCGCGCTGAACCTGCTGGCCACCGCGCTCGGCGAGGTCGCGTCGTTCGTCAAGGACAACCGGGCGCTGCTGAAGACCACGATCTCCGGCGCGACCGACATCTCCCAGATCCTGGTCAAGGAGAAGGCCGCCCTGGCCGAGATCATCGACACCGCGCCGCTCGGCCTGGGCAACCTGGCCCGCGTCTACAACCCGCAGTTCGGCACGCTGGACCAGCGGATCAACCTGGCCCAGCTGGACGACCCGGCGACGTTCATCTGCTCGCTGCTGATCCAGGCCAACCAGCCGCTGTCCGCGTGCTCGGCGCTCAAGCCGATCTTCGACGCGCTGCCGAAGCTGCCGCTGCTCAGCCAGCTCACCGGTGGCGCTCCGGCCAGCGGCGGCCCGGCCGGTACGCCGTGGGCGCCGGCTCCCGCGCCCAAGCTGCCGACGCCGGACCCGGTCGACCCGTCGCTCGGCGGGCTGTTCCCGGGGGGCACGCGATGA
- a CDS encoding MCE family protein codes for MISKTVRIQLMVFLLITVVGIAYVGGKYAQVDQLLFDDDYTVSASFAESGGIFSGAEVTYRGQPVGRVGELTLLDDGVEVDLDIEKKQKIPNDLVAVVANRSAIGEQYVDLQPRRDGGPFLQDNSKIARADTALPIDTTELLLNLDQLVNSVDKTSLKTTVKELGDALRGKGSDLQRIIDSSGLLIDDADANIAQTIKLINDGNTVLATQVASGDAIRTWAKNLALLSDTLVSSDSDLRSVIDQGSGASQQLTGLISENRANIAVLLGNLLTVSQLTAVRLDAVEQLLVVYPAVSMGGYVVPGKDKGTGHYDAHFGLVLGFSPPACRAGYNGTDKRVPQDTTEKQANTKASCTAGPTTGQNVRGAQNKPAPSSRDGLNRPGYGVGYDPSTGAAGGTGGMPELVLGSTGGQADYLGSDSWKALILGPVTAK; via the coding sequence ATGATCTCCAAGACCGTCCGGATCCAGCTGATGGTGTTCCTGCTGATCACCGTCGTCGGCATCGCGTACGTCGGCGGCAAGTACGCCCAGGTCGACCAGTTGCTGTTCGACGACGACTACACGGTCAGCGCGAGCTTCGCCGAGTCCGGCGGCATCTTCAGCGGCGCCGAGGTCACGTACCGCGGCCAGCCGGTCGGCCGGGTCGGCGAGCTGACGCTGCTCGACGACGGTGTCGAGGTCGACCTGGACATCGAGAAGAAGCAGAAGATCCCGAACGACCTGGTCGCCGTGGTGGCCAACCGGTCCGCGATCGGCGAGCAGTACGTCGACCTGCAGCCGCGCCGCGACGGCGGCCCGTTCCTGCAGGACAACTCCAAGATCGCCCGGGCCGACACCGCCCTGCCGATCGACACCACCGAGCTGCTGCTGAACCTCGACCAGCTGGTGAACTCGGTCGACAAGACCAGCCTGAAGACCACGGTCAAAGAACTCGGCGACGCGCTGCGCGGCAAGGGCAGCGACCTGCAGAGGATCATCGACAGCTCCGGGCTGCTGATCGACGACGCCGACGCGAACATCGCCCAGACGATCAAGCTGATCAACGACGGCAACACCGTGCTGGCCACCCAGGTCGCCAGCGGCGACGCGATCCGGACCTGGGCGAAGAACCTCGCCCTGCTGTCCGACACGCTGGTCAGCTCCGACTCCGACCTGCGCTCCGTGATCGACCAGGGCTCGGGCGCCTCGCAGCAGCTGACCGGACTGATCTCCGAGAACCGGGCCAACATCGCCGTGCTGCTCGGTAACCTGCTGACGGTGAGCCAACTGACCGCCGTCCGGCTGGACGCCGTCGAGCAGCTGCTGGTGGTCTACCCGGCGGTGTCGATGGGCGGGTACGTCGTACCGGGCAAGGACAAGGGGACCGGGCACTACGACGCGCACTTCGGTCTGGTGCTCGGCTTCTCACCACCGGCCTGCCGGGCCGGCTACAACGGGACGGACAAGCGGGTGCCGCAGGACACGACCGAGAAGCAGGCCAACACCAAGGCCTCGTGCACGGCCGGGCCGACCACCGGTCAGAACGTGCGTGGTGCGCAGAACAAGCCGGCGCCGTCGTCGCGCGACGGGCTGAACCGGCCCGGGTACGGCGTCGGCTACGACCCGTCGACCGGCGCGGCCGGCGGTACCGGCGGGATGCCCGAGCTGGTGCTCGGGTCGACCGGCGGGCAGGCCGACTACCTGGGCTCGGACTCCTGGAAGGCCCTCATCCTCGGACCGGTGACCGCGAAGTGA
- a CDS encoding MCE family protein: MRRRTAFVAGVVAMATLLSGCDFSVYSLPLPGGAKIKGPSYTVTVEFTDVLDLVPKSTVKVDDVTVGTVEKVWLDGFVAKVRVKLPKSLELPDNARATIRQTSLLGEKFVSLAPPGGTEKPRGKLENGELIPLSRTTSNVEVEEVLSALSLLLNGGGVAQLQIITQELNKALTGNEPAIRSVLTQLNTFVGTLDTNRQKIVTAITAVDALAKKLNAQKATLATAIDSLPKSIKTLDQQRAALVKTLQALATLGNTATRVITASQKDLVANLKSLYPVLTKLAEAGENLPKSLELLLTYPFPDAAADAVQGDFTNLVITLDVDTQKALKGLLGLNLPTVGPTALPTANLSLPFRNSPKFPPKSGGLPPLPLPTGTATSCITLLGLPVCTPTLNRPAFDPDLAKALMPGMVK; the protein is encoded by the coding sequence ATGAGACGGCGTACGGCGTTCGTGGCGGGCGTGGTCGCGATGGCGACCTTGCTGTCCGGATGCGACTTCAGCGTCTACTCGCTGCCGCTGCCCGGTGGCGCCAAGATCAAGGGGCCGTCGTACACGGTGACGGTGGAGTTCACCGACGTGCTCGACCTGGTCCCGAAGTCGACGGTCAAGGTGGACGACGTCACCGTCGGCACGGTGGAGAAGGTCTGGCTGGACGGGTTCGTGGCGAAGGTCCGGGTCAAGCTGCCGAAGAGCCTGGAGCTGCCCGACAACGCCCGCGCGACGATCCGCCAGACCAGCCTGCTGGGCGAGAAGTTCGTCTCGCTCGCGCCGCCCGGCGGCACCGAGAAGCCGCGCGGCAAGCTGGAGAACGGCGAACTCATCCCGCTGTCGCGGACCACCAGCAACGTCGAGGTCGAGGAAGTCCTGTCGGCCCTGTCGCTGCTGCTCAACGGCGGTGGCGTGGCCCAGCTGCAGATCATCACCCAGGAGCTGAACAAGGCCCTGACCGGCAACGAGCCGGCGATTCGCAGCGTGCTCACGCAGCTGAACACCTTCGTCGGCACGCTGGACACGAACCGGCAGAAGATCGTCACCGCGATCACCGCGGTCGACGCGCTGGCCAAGAAGCTGAACGCGCAGAAGGCGACGCTGGCCACGGCGATCGACTCGCTGCCGAAGTCGATCAAGACCCTCGACCAGCAGCGTGCCGCCCTGGTGAAGACGCTGCAGGCGCTGGCGACCCTGGGCAACACCGCGACCCGGGTGATCACCGCGTCACAGAAGGACCTGGTCGCCAACCTGAAGTCGCTGTACCCGGTGCTGACCAAGCTGGCCGAGGCGGGGGAGAACCTGCCCAAGTCGCTGGAGCTCCTGCTCACCTACCCGTTCCCCGACGCCGCGGCGGACGCCGTACAGGGTGACTTCACGAACCTGGTGATCACGCTGGACGTCGACACCCAGAAGGCGTTGAAGGGCCTGCTCGGGCTGAACCTGCCGACTGTCGGCCCGACCGCGCTGCCGACGGCGAACCTCAGCCTGCCGTTCCGCAACTCGCCCAAGTTCCCGCCGAAGTCGGGCGGCCTGCCGCCGTTGCCACTGCCGACCGGTACGGCGACCAGCTGCATCACGCTGCTCGGTCTCCCGGTCTGCACGCCGACGCTGAACCGCCCGGCCTTCGACCCCGACCTGGCCAAGGCCCTGATGCCGGGGATGGTCAAATGA